Proteins encoded in a region of the Plodia interpunctella isolate USDA-ARS_2022_Savannah chromosome 27, ilPloInte3.2, whole genome shotgun sequence genome:
- the LOC128681383 gene encoding uncharacterized protein LOC128681383 → MSRRERKSTRQVCSDEIMNEARKRIDNGESKRAVAASLGMSESTLRFRLQKPHCATKLGRFDTTFSTEVEANFCQQLHTLDDMLYGLTAKRLRIAAYEYAEKHYIAHRFNRETKIAGKEWLRGFLRRHPDISLRQPTSTSIARAIGFNRPQVERFYINLSALMDKYNFPPQSIYNMDETGISTVPNKQPKVLSRKGKRSVNKISSAERGTNVTIVNAVSATGQFIPPVFIFGRKRMKAELLDAAPPGSVGMVSDSSFINSDLYLDWLTHFKDHAKPTKDQPILLILDNHVSHCTLKAVDFYRANNIIALTLPPHSSHKMQPLDRGFHGALKKFYSSECEKWLRNHPGRAITVYQMASIFAAAFYQAATPGRGVELFKCTGIVPWNPDIFTDADFLASSVTEREPSVSAARVSCESTSSIVSPVQANNTAATVPPQAGPFHSEPQPGPSRLEPQAGPPLKTCIATASVSEKPSHVAETRSSLPISSTPLSELLPFPKSAQKRSFNRKHKKSEVISSSPYKREVEEKENEQKNKPKYVPNAKKMKKSFKKPKICHKKKIWKCGGCSEIYKEPIQEDWIACDKCNVWWHENCSDYNGSGAFICDLCK, encoded by the coding sequence atgtCCAGAAGAGAGAGAAAATCAACTCGCCAGGTTTGTTCTGATGAGATAATGAACGAGGCTCGCAAGCGAATTGATAATGGAGAAAGTAAAAGAGCAGTGGCTGCGTCTTTAGGGATGTCAGAATCTACTTTACGATTCCGTTTGCAAAAACCACATTGTGCTACAAAGTTAGGCCGATTTGATACAACATTTTCTACGGAAGTAGAAGCAAATTTTTGTCAACAACTACATACATTAGATGACATGTTATATGGCCTGACAGCTAAAAGATTACGAATTGCGGCATACGAGTATGCAGAAAAACACTATATTGCTCATAGATTCAATCGAGAAACAAAAATTGCGGGCAAGGAATGGTTGCGAGGCTTTCTTCGAAGACACCCTGATATTTCCCTGAGACAGCCCACTTCCACAAGCATTGCACGTGCAATAGGATTCAATAGACCACAGGTGGAGaggttttacataaatttatctgCGCTCATGGACAAATATAACTTCCCACCACAATCTATCTATAACATGGACGAGACAGGGATATCCACAGTACCTAATAAACAACCGAAAGTATTGTCCAGAAAGGGTAAACGCtctgtcaataaaatttccaGCGCAGAGCGAGGCACAAACGTGACTATCGTCAATGCTGTGTCTGCGACTGGTCAATTTATCCCACCCGTGTTTATATTTGGGAGAAAGAGAATGAAAGCAGAACTCTTAGACGCTGCACCACCTGGATCTGTGGGTATGGTCTCGGATTCCAGTTTTATAAACTCAGATCTTTATCTCGATTGGCTAACGCACTTCAAAGATCACGCGAAGCCAACTAAAGACCAGCCTATCCTCCTAATTTTGGACAATCACGTGTCACATTGCACACTAAAAGCTGTCGATTTTTACCGTGCAAACAACATAATTGCCTTGACGTTGCCTCCCCACAGCAGCCACAAAATGCAGCCACTTGATAGAGGTTTTCATGGTGCCCTGAAGAAATTTTATTCCAGCGAGTGCGAGAAATGGCTCCGCAATCACCCGGGGAGAGCTATAACCGTCTATCAGATGGCTTCAATTTTTGCAGCGGCTTTTTATCAAGCTGCAACACCTGGCCGTGGAGTGGAACTCTTCAAGTGCACTGGTATTGTGCCCTGGAATCCTGACATTTTCACAGACGCTGATTTTTTGGCCAGTAGCGTTACTGAAAGGGAGCCGTCAGTTTCTGCAGCGCGTGTCTCATGTGAGTCTACGTCATCCATCGTTTCACCGGTACAAGCTAACAACACCGCTGCAACTGTTCCACCACAGGCAGGGCCTTTTCACTCAGAGCCACAGCCCGGGCCTTCTCGCTTAGAGCCACAAGCTGGGCCTCCTTTAAAAACATGCATAGCAACCGCATCTGTATCTGAGAAGCCATCACATGTTGCTGAAACGAGGTCTAGTCTTCCAATAAGTTCAACACCGTTGTCAGAATTACTTCCATTTCCTAAATCAGCACAAAAAAGGAGTTTTAATCGGAAGCACAAAAAATCGGAAGTGATTAGCAGTTCACCATACAAAAGGGAAGTAGAAGAGAAAGAAAatgaacagaaaaataaacctaaatatGTACCAAACGcgaaaaagatgaaaaaatcgTTTAAGAAACCAAAGATATGCCATAAAAAGAAGATTTGGAAGTGTGGAGGATGCAGCGAAATTTATAAGGAGCCAATACAAGAAGACTGGATCGCGTGTGATAAGTGCAATGTGTGGTGGCACGAAAATTGCTCAGACTACAATGGCTCAGGAGCTTTTATTTGCGacttatgcaaataa
- the LOC135309988 gene encoding uncharacterized protein LOC135309988 — MYGGLEYPRYLSGNAYVMSAPAAIVLYNAALTTPFFHLEDIFITGLCAARSSPLLIPRGDSSFTFLTQDTRCMIVATAHRVPALRMKWITQEMIDETRRDYCEWMRLSQERNRLKAKETTIGRTNQSIYNNPNNNDRRSWQKGQTYEVLA, encoded by the exons ATGTACGGTGGTCTCGAGTACCCTCGATACCTGTCCGGAAACGCGTACGTAATGTCCGCGCCGGCCGCGATTGTGCTGTACAACGCTGCGCTCACTACGCCTTTCTTCCATTtagaagatatatttattactg GATTGTGTGCAGCCCGTTCCTCCCCCCTCCTCATCCCCCGTGGTGACTCCTCATTCACGTTTTTAACGCAAGACACACGCTGCATGATAGTCGCGACTGCGCACAGGGTCCCGGCGTTGAGAATGAAATGGATCACCCAGGAAATGATAGACGAGACCCGACGAGATTA TTGTGAATGGATGAGGTTGAGCCAAGAGAGGAATCGTCTCAAAGCCAAGGAAACTACAATCGGACGGACAAACCAAAGTATATACAATAACCCTAATAACAATGACAGACGttcctggcagaaggggcaaacctacgaagtgctggcttga
- the LOC128681387 gene encoding uncharacterized protein LOC128681387 isoform X1 translates to MTQRRQWTFYRYKKSSRHDSHEQENRQIERERRRMVTVLTKLFFICTCVIMFCELMGISVYNCADMQQLRKVVDPGLSEYLSIDTKIYVQPDNITTIHEPNDVCPNSTKNERYKLFLLIFVCSSTTNFRNRNAIRKTWANYQIYLKASQIFHKIRNMYKNFNYTDDLTADNNTDTSEKESNVENDNLFRLSNFVLLLNRLSKGVQDNRVNNKTKEVSDEGADSKEYKRSLRKLKFNVSEIRANKWPHHKKPDFKVVFLLGMPSGRNAISIQEKIDKEVKKYRDVVQERFVDSYKNLSLKSTMMLKWFVNNCYESVRYILKTDDDMYIDVPHVVFNLNTRSKVFDDSLVDGNTDKEYLITGSLISKGEPQRNSKKKWYSPWNVYSEHYYPLYVAGAAYVLSAPAVHALYKAALSTRFYHIEDVFITGICAVRSHPRIVPENDPTFTYHLHDTQCMPFATAHKIPPSEMMKISIEMLNESLRDYCERKRLTAYLPSKDKSKNELTKVSSNPTINKTTSELNLL, encoded by the exons ATGACACAACGTCGCCAGTGGACATTTTACAG ATATAAAAAGTCCAGCCGACACGACTCGCATGAACAAGAAAACAGACAaatagaaagagagagaagacGGATGGTGACCGTcctaacaaaattgttttttatttgcacaTGCGTAATTATGTTCTGTGAACTTATGGGCATATCCGTGTATAACTGTGCTGACATGCAACAACTTCGTAAAG tTGTAGATCCAGGATTGTCAGAATACTTGAGTATTGATACGAAAATATACGTACAGCCAGATAACATAACCACAATCCACGAGCCAAATGACGTGTGTCCAAACTCCACGAAGAATGAAagatataaactttttttacttatctTCGTATGCTCTTCCACAACGAACTTTAGAAATAGGAATGCTATAAGGAAAACGTGGGCGAATTACCAAATATACTTGAAAGCGTCACAAATTTTCcacaaaataagaaatatgtacaaaaattttaactatactGACGATCTTACTGCAGATAACAACACTGACACGTCTGAAAAAGAAAGTAACGTTGAAAACGACAATTTATTTAGGCTTAGCAATTTTGTACTGTTATTAAATAGATTGTCTAAAGGTGTCCAAGATAATagagttaataataaaactaaagaagTATCTGATGAAGGAGCCGACTCTAAGGAATACAAAAGATCGTTGCgcaaacttaaatttaatgtttcgGAAATCAGAGCGAATAAATGGCCACATCACAAAAAGCCAGATTTTAAAGTTGTGTTTTTATTAG GTATGCCGAGTGGAAGGAATGCCATCAGTATTCAAGAGAAAATTGATAAGGAAGTGAAAAAATATCGAGATGTGGTTCAAGAGAGGTTCGTTGATTCTTATAAAAACTTGTCTTTGAAGAGTACGATGATGCTGAAGTGGTTTGTTAATAACTGTTACGAAAGCG ttcGCTACATACTCAAAACTGACGACGATATGTACATTGACGTACCACACGTAGTTTTCAATCTAAATACCAGATCTAAAGTGTTTGATGATAGTTTGGTTGATGGCAACACCGACAAGGAATATCTCATAACCGGATCGCTTATCAGCAAGGGCGAGCCGCAAAGGAATTCTAAGAAGAAATG GTACAGCCCTTGGAATGTGTACAGTGAACACTATTACCCTTTGTACGTAGCTGGTGCTGCGTACGTGTTGTCGGCGCCGGCCGTGCACGCGCTGTACAAAGCCGCGCTCTCTACCCGTTTCTACCATATAGaagatgtatttattactg GTATTTGTGCGGTACGCTCCCACCCCCGCATCGTCCCCGAAAATGACCCGACATTCACGTACCACTTGCACGACACACAATGTATGCCGTTTGCGACTGCGCACAAGATACCGCCGTCGGAAATGATGAAGATCTCGATTGAAATGTTGAATGAGAGCCTACGAGACTA TTGTGAAAGGAAGCGATTAACGGCGTATTTGCCAAGTAAAGACAAATCCAAAAATGAACTGACCAAAGTCTCCAGTAACCctacaattaataaaacaacttctgaattaaatttattatga
- the LOC128681388 gene encoding aldo-keto reductase AKR2E4-like isoform X3: MASSSGVPTLKLNNGGKMPAIALGTFLGFDQNGPVKSQNKQLRDVVMEAIEVGYRHFDTAAIYDTEEEIGEAIKLKIKEGAVKREDLFVTTKLWNTHHKRSQVADALKTSLDKLGLDCVDLYLMHWPIGLNKILQEDYTHSSTDFMETWRGLEDAVSLGLAKGIGVSNFNREQLQRVLDEGAVKPVALQIEVHPQISQKELVTFAQSQGLVVMGYSPFGSLVRRFGMMFPGPRIDDPTLVKAAERHGKTTPQVVLRWLVDRNIVPVPKTTNFKRLRENIDIFDFALEKSEIEDIDKFDSKTRFTLPSFWQSHPYYPFEKVENPIADPFVKGQK, encoded by the exons ATGGCGTCCTCATCGGGGGTGCCAACACTAAAACTGAACAATGGCGGGAAAATGCCAGCGATCGCTTTGGGGACATTCCTTGGTTTTGATCAG AATGGTCCGGtaaaatctcaaaataaaCAACTTCGAGACGTGGTTATGGAAGCTATAGAAGTCGGCTACAGACATTTTGACACCGCAGCCATTTACGACACGGAGGAGGAAATAGGGGAGGCTATTAAGTTGAAGATTAAGGAGGGGGCGGTTAAGAGAGAGGACTTATTTGTTACTACTAAG TTATGGAACACCCACCACAAGAGGTCGCAGGTCGCCGATGCGCTGAAGACATCACTGGACAAACTCGGCTTGGACTGCGTGGATCTGTACTTGATGCACTGGCCTATTGGGTTGaat AAAATTTTGCAGGAGGATTACACCCACTCTTCGACAGACTTCATGGAAACATGGCGCGGCTTGGAAGACGCGGTGAGCCTGGGCCTGGCCAAAGGCATAGGGGTGTCGAACTTCAACAGGGAGCAGCTGCAGAGGGTGCTGGACGAGGGAGCTGTCAAACCTGTCGCTTTGCAGATTGAG GTCCACCCGCAAATCTCCCAAAAAGAACTAGTAACCTTCGCTCAATCTCAAGGCCTGGTGGTGATGGGTTACAGTCCCTTCGGCTCGTTGGTAAGAAGGTTCGGCATGATGTTCCCGGGCCCCAGGATCGACGATCCGACGCTGGTGAAGGCGGCGGAGAGGCACGGGAAGACCACGCCGCAAGTGGTTTTGCGGTGGCTG gttgACAGAAACATTGTGCCAGTACCGAAAACGACGAACTTCAAAAGACTGAGAGAAAACATCGACATCTTCGATTTTGCACTAGAAAAGAGTGAGATAGAAGATATTGACAAATTCGATTCCAAAACTCGCTTCACGTTGCCGTCGTTCTGGCAATCTCATCCGTATTACCCGTTTGAGAAAGTCGAAAATCCTATTGCAGATCCGTTTGTTAAgggtcaaaaataa
- the LOC128681388 gene encoding aldo-keto reductase AKR2E4-like isoform X2 has protein sequence MALSNRVVLLCLISMASSSGVPTLKLNNGGKMPAIALGTFLGFDQNGPVKSQNKQLRDVVMEAIEVGYRHFDTAAIYDTEEEIGEAIKLKIKEGAVKREDLFVTTKLWNTHHKRSQVADALKTSLDKLGLDCVDLYLMHWPIGLNEDYTHSSTDFMETWRGLEDAVSLGLAKGIGVSNFNREQLQRVLDEGAVKPVALQIEVHPQISQKELVTFAQSQGLVVMGYSPFGSLVRRFGMMFPGPRIDDPTLVKAAERHGKTTPQVVLRWLVDRNIVPVPKTTNFKRLRENIDIFDFALEKSEIEDIDKFDSKTRFTLPSFWQSHPYYPFEKVENPIADPFVKGQK, from the exons ATGGCACTGAGCAACCGTGTCGTGTTGCTTTGTTTGATATCT ATGGCGTCCTCATCGGGGGTGCCAACACTAAAACTGAACAATGGCGGGAAAATGCCAGCGATCGCTTTGGGGACATTCCTTGGTTTTGATCAG AATGGTCCGGtaaaatctcaaaataaaCAACTTCGAGACGTGGTTATGGAAGCTATAGAAGTCGGCTACAGACATTTTGACACCGCAGCCATTTACGACACGGAGGAGGAAATAGGGGAGGCTATTAAGTTGAAGATTAAGGAGGGGGCGGTTAAGAGAGAGGACTTATTTGTTACTACTAAG TTATGGAACACCCACCACAAGAGGTCGCAGGTCGCCGATGCGCTGAAGACATCACTGGACAAACTCGGCTTGGACTGCGTGGATCTGTACTTGATGCACTGGCCTATTGGGTTGaat GAGGATTACACCCACTCTTCGACAGACTTCATGGAAACATGGCGCGGCTTGGAAGACGCGGTGAGCCTGGGCCTGGCCAAAGGCATAGGGGTGTCGAACTTCAACAGGGAGCAGCTGCAGAGGGTGCTGGACGAGGGAGCTGTCAAACCTGTCGCTTTGCAGATTGAG GTCCACCCGCAAATCTCCCAAAAAGAACTAGTAACCTTCGCTCAATCTCAAGGCCTGGTGGTGATGGGTTACAGTCCCTTCGGCTCGTTGGTAAGAAGGTTCGGCATGATGTTCCCGGGCCCCAGGATCGACGATCCGACGCTGGTGAAGGCGGCGGAGAGGCACGGGAAGACCACGCCGCAAGTGGTTTTGCGGTGGCTG gttgACAGAAACATTGTGCCAGTACCGAAAACGACGAACTTCAAAAGACTGAGAGAAAACATCGACATCTTCGATTTTGCACTAGAAAAGAGTGAGATAGAAGATATTGACAAATTCGATTCCAAAACTCGCTTCACGTTGCCGTCGTTCTGGCAATCTCATCCGTATTACCCGTTTGAGAAAGTCGAAAATCCTATTGCAGATCCGTTTGTTAAgggtcaaaaataa
- the LOC128681387 gene encoding uncharacterized protein LOC128681387 isoform X2 — MTQRRQWTFYRYKKSSRHDSHEQENRQIERERRRMVTVLTKLFFICTCVIMFCELMGISVYNCADMQQLRKVVDPGLSEYLSIDTKIYVQPDNITTIHEPNDVCPNSTKNERYKLFLLIFVCSSTTNFRNRNAIRKTWANYQIYLKASQIFHKIRNMYKNFNYTDDLTADNNTDTSEKESNVENDNLFRLSNFVLLLNRLSKGVQDNRVNNKTKEVSDEGADSKEYKRSLRKLKFNVSEIRANKWPHHKKPDFKVVFLLGMPSGRNAISIQEKIDKEVKKYRDVVQERFVDSYKNLSLKSTMMLKWFVNNCYESVRYILKTDDDMYIDVPHVVFNLNTRSKVFDDSLVDGNTDKEYLITGSLISKGEPQRNSKKKWYSPWNVYSEHYYPLYVAGAAYVLSAPAVHALYKAALSTRFYHIEDVFITGICAVRSHPRIVPENDPTFTYHLHDTQCMPFATAHKIPPSEMMKISIEMLNESLRDYVE; from the exons ATGACACAACGTCGCCAGTGGACATTTTACAG ATATAAAAAGTCCAGCCGACACGACTCGCATGAACAAGAAAACAGACAaatagaaagagagagaagacGGATGGTGACCGTcctaacaaaattgttttttatttgcacaTGCGTAATTATGTTCTGTGAACTTATGGGCATATCCGTGTATAACTGTGCTGACATGCAACAACTTCGTAAAG tTGTAGATCCAGGATTGTCAGAATACTTGAGTATTGATACGAAAATATACGTACAGCCAGATAACATAACCACAATCCACGAGCCAAATGACGTGTGTCCAAACTCCACGAAGAATGAAagatataaactttttttacttatctTCGTATGCTCTTCCACAACGAACTTTAGAAATAGGAATGCTATAAGGAAAACGTGGGCGAATTACCAAATATACTTGAAAGCGTCACAAATTTTCcacaaaataagaaatatgtacaaaaattttaactatactGACGATCTTACTGCAGATAACAACACTGACACGTCTGAAAAAGAAAGTAACGTTGAAAACGACAATTTATTTAGGCTTAGCAATTTTGTACTGTTATTAAATAGATTGTCTAAAGGTGTCCAAGATAATagagttaataataaaactaaagaagTATCTGATGAAGGAGCCGACTCTAAGGAATACAAAAGATCGTTGCgcaaacttaaatttaatgtttcgGAAATCAGAGCGAATAAATGGCCACATCACAAAAAGCCAGATTTTAAAGTTGTGTTTTTATTAG GTATGCCGAGTGGAAGGAATGCCATCAGTATTCAAGAGAAAATTGATAAGGAAGTGAAAAAATATCGAGATGTGGTTCAAGAGAGGTTCGTTGATTCTTATAAAAACTTGTCTTTGAAGAGTACGATGATGCTGAAGTGGTTTGTTAATAACTGTTACGAAAGCG ttcGCTACATACTCAAAACTGACGACGATATGTACATTGACGTACCACACGTAGTTTTCAATCTAAATACCAGATCTAAAGTGTTTGATGATAGTTTGGTTGATGGCAACACCGACAAGGAATATCTCATAACCGGATCGCTTATCAGCAAGGGCGAGCCGCAAAGGAATTCTAAGAAGAAATG GTACAGCCCTTGGAATGTGTACAGTGAACACTATTACCCTTTGTACGTAGCTGGTGCTGCGTACGTGTTGTCGGCGCCGGCCGTGCACGCGCTGTACAAAGCCGCGCTCTCTACCCGTTTCTACCATATAGaagatgtatttattactg GTATTTGTGCGGTACGCTCCCACCCCCGCATCGTCCCCGAAAATGACCCGACATTCACGTACCACTTGCACGACACACAATGTATGCCGTTTGCGACTGCGCACAAGATACCGCCGTCGGAAATGATGAAGATCTCGATTGAAATGTTGAATGAGAGCCTACGAGACTA TGTggaataa
- the LOC128681388 gene encoding aldo-keto reductase AKR2E4-like isoform X1, with protein sequence MALSNRVVLLCLISMASSSGVPTLKLNNGGKMPAIALGTFLGFDQNGPVKSQNKQLRDVVMEAIEVGYRHFDTAAIYDTEEEIGEAIKLKIKEGAVKREDLFVTTKLWNTHHKRSQVADALKTSLDKLGLDCVDLYLMHWPIGLNKILQEDYTHSSTDFMETWRGLEDAVSLGLAKGIGVSNFNREQLQRVLDEGAVKPVALQIEVHPQISQKELVTFAQSQGLVVMGYSPFGSLVRRFGMMFPGPRIDDPTLVKAAERHGKTTPQVVLRWLVDRNIVPVPKTTNFKRLRENIDIFDFALEKSEIEDIDKFDSKTRFTLPSFWQSHPYYPFEKVENPIADPFVKGQK encoded by the exons ATGGCACTGAGCAACCGTGTCGTGTTGCTTTGTTTGATATCT ATGGCGTCCTCATCGGGGGTGCCAACACTAAAACTGAACAATGGCGGGAAAATGCCAGCGATCGCTTTGGGGACATTCCTTGGTTTTGATCAG AATGGTCCGGtaaaatctcaaaataaaCAACTTCGAGACGTGGTTATGGAAGCTATAGAAGTCGGCTACAGACATTTTGACACCGCAGCCATTTACGACACGGAGGAGGAAATAGGGGAGGCTATTAAGTTGAAGATTAAGGAGGGGGCGGTTAAGAGAGAGGACTTATTTGTTACTACTAAG TTATGGAACACCCACCACAAGAGGTCGCAGGTCGCCGATGCGCTGAAGACATCACTGGACAAACTCGGCTTGGACTGCGTGGATCTGTACTTGATGCACTGGCCTATTGGGTTGaat AAAATTTTGCAGGAGGATTACACCCACTCTTCGACAGACTTCATGGAAACATGGCGCGGCTTGGAAGACGCGGTGAGCCTGGGCCTGGCCAAAGGCATAGGGGTGTCGAACTTCAACAGGGAGCAGCTGCAGAGGGTGCTGGACGAGGGAGCTGTCAAACCTGTCGCTTTGCAGATTGAG GTCCACCCGCAAATCTCCCAAAAAGAACTAGTAACCTTCGCTCAATCTCAAGGCCTGGTGGTGATGGGTTACAGTCCCTTCGGCTCGTTGGTAAGAAGGTTCGGCATGATGTTCCCGGGCCCCAGGATCGACGATCCGACGCTGGTGAAGGCGGCGGAGAGGCACGGGAAGACCACGCCGCAAGTGGTTTTGCGGTGGCTG gttgACAGAAACATTGTGCCAGTACCGAAAACGACGAACTTCAAAAGACTGAGAGAAAACATCGACATCTTCGATTTTGCACTAGAAAAGAGTGAGATAGAAGATATTGACAAATTCGATTCCAAAACTCGCTTCACGTTGCCGTCGTTCTGGCAATCTCATCCGTATTACCCGTTTGAGAAAGTCGAAAATCCTATTGCAGATCCGTTTGTTAAgggtcaaaaataa